Within the Streptomyces sp. YIM 121038 genome, the region TGGACGGGCAGAAGCTGTCGGTCTCGGCCGTGTGGGGCGGTGCGGAGCGCAAGGTGTTCCTCAGGGTCCTGGACGAGTTCGAGAAGCGGACGGGCGCCAGCGTGTCGTTCGTGCCCGCGCAGGAGCCGATCATCAGCTTCCTCGCGTCGAAGGTGGCGGGCGGCCAGCCCCCGGACGTGGCGATGCTGCCGCAGGTCGGCGCGGTGCAGCAGGCCGTGGCGAAGAAGTGGGCCAAGCCGCTGGGCGCGGCGGCGCAGAAGGAGCTTGACGAGAACTACGCGCAGGGCTGGAAGGACCTCGGGACGGTCGACGGCAAGCAGTACGGCGTGTACTTCAAGGCGGCCAACAAGTCGCTGGTCTGGTACAACACCAAGGTCTTCGAGAACGCGGGCGTCGACGAGCCGAAGACCTGGGACGCGTTCCTGAAGACCGCCCAGACGGTGTACGACTCCGGGGTCGCGCCCGTGTCCGTGGGCGGCGCGGAGGCCTGGACGCTCACCGACTGGTTCGAGAACGTCTACCTCTCGCAGGCGGGCCCCGAGAAGTACGACCAGCTCGCCCAGCACAAGATCAAGTGGACGGACCCCTCCGTCAAGAAGGCGCTGACGACGCTCGGCGGGCTCTTCGGGAAGAAGGGGTTCGTCGCCGGGGGCGCGGACGGCGCGCTGCAGACGGAGTTCCCGGCGTCGGTGAAGCAGACGTTCGTGGGCGGCGAGCAGCCGAAGGCGGGCATGGTCTTCGAGGGCGACATGGTGTCGCTCTCGATCTCCGAGACGAAGGCGAAGATCGGCACGGACGCGAAGGTGTTCCCGTTCCCGGCGGTCGGGGACGAGTCCCCCGCGGTCGTCGGCGGTGACGCCGCGGTCGCGCTGAAGGACGGCAAGGGCGCGCAGGCCCTGCTCACCTTCCTGGCCTCGCCGGACGCGGCGAGGATCTGGGCGGAGGCGGGCGGCTTCGTGTCGCCGAACAAGAACCTGGATCTGGCCGCGTACCCCAACGACGTGCAGCGCGGCATCGCCAAGGCGCTCATCGCGGCCGGCGACGACATCCGCTTCGACATGTCCGACCAGGCGCCCCCGGCCTTCGGCGGCACGCCGGGCAAGGGCGAGTGGAAGGCGCTCCAGGACTTCCTGAAGAACCCGAAGGACGTCGCGGGCACCCAGCGGACGCTGGAGGACGCGGCGGCCAAGGCGTACCCGAAGAGCTGACGGGGCGATGACGACTCCGGACGCCGGGGGCACCGCCGCGGTGCCCCCGGCCAGGCCGACGGCGCGTACGTCCACGACCGGCCCGCGCGGCGCCGGTCCGCGCAGGAGCGTGACCGGGACCCGCAGGACGGTGGCGGCCCTGTTCCTGCTGCCCGCCCTGGTCCTGCTCGGCGCGCTCGTGCTGTATCCGATCGGGTTCTCGGTCCTGCGCAGCTTCTTCGACAAGAGCGGTGACTTCGCGGGCGTCGACAACTACGAGACGATGTTCGAGGACTCCGGGATCCGTACCGCCGTCAAGAACACGGCGATCTGGGTGGTGTTCGCGCCCGCGGTGGCGACCGCGCTCGGCCTGATCTTCGCCGTCCTCACCGAACGGGTGCGCTGGGGCACGGCGTTCAAGATCGTGATCTTTATGCCGATGGCGATCTCGATGCTGGCGGCGGGGATCATCTTCCGGCTCGTGTACGAGGCGAACCCCGACCGCGGGGTGGTCAACGCCGTGTGGGTGGGCGTGCACGACACGTTCGTGGAGTCCTCGCACTTCCCGAGCGGGCACCTGGCCGCGCGGTCCCCGATGAAGGAGGCGGGCGGCGGCGCCTTCGTGACCCGCGCACCCGTGCGCGCCGGGCACCCGGTGGCCCTGCCGCTGACCGGCGTACCGCCCGACAAGATGCCCGACGACGCCGCGTCGGCGAAGCGCGCCGAGGCCGACCCCGGCAAGGTCACCGGCACGGCCTGGCAGGACTTCACCCGCGGCAAGGGCCGCGGCGAGGTCAACGCCCCGGACGCCGTCGAGCTCGGCTACCCGGGCATCAGGATCGAGGCGGTCAAGGACGGCGAGGTGGTGGCCTCGACGACGGCGGCGGACGACGGCACCTTCGCCCTGCCGAAGGAGGCCGACGGGGCGCTCCTGCGCTACCCCGCGTCGAACTTCCGCGAGCCGTACGACGGGGTGAACTGGCTCGGCCCCTCGCTCATCACCCCTGCCGTCATCGGCAGTTACGTGTGGATGTGGGCCGGGTTCGCGATGGTCCTCATCGCGGCGGGCCTCGCGAGCGTGCCGCGCGAGCTCCTGGAGGCCGCGCGCGTGGACGGCGCCAACGAGTGGCAGGTGTTCCGCCGGGTCACGGTGCCGCTGCTCGCTCCCGTCCTCGCGGTCGTCCTGGTCACACTGATGATCAACGTGATGAAGATCTTCGACCTGGTCTTCGTGATCCCGCCGGGCTCCTCCAAGGACGAGGCGAACGTCCTCGCCGTCCAGCTCTACAACTCGGCCTTCGGGGACCAGAACGACGGCGTGGCGAGCGCGATCGCGGTGCTGCTCTTCGTCCTCGTGATCCCGGTGATGTGGTTCAACTTGCGGCGGCTGCGGCGGGAGGCGAAGCGATGAGCACGCACACTCGGGCCGCCGCGGAGACGGGCGTGGTGAAGGCCCGGCAGTCGCTGGGCGGGCGGATCGCGGGGCTGCTCGGCGGCACCGCGGTCCGGGTCTTCCTGATCCTCGTCGGCCTGTTCTGGCTGGTGCCCACGCTCGGCCTGCTGCTCGGCTCGCTGCGCACCAAGGAGGACATGAGCGCGACCGGCTGGTGGAAGGTCTTCGGGGCGCCGTCGCAGCTGACGTTCGAGAACTACTCCAGCCTCCTGAAGGACGAGACGATCACCGACTCGATCCTGACGAGCGTGTCCATCACCGTCCCGGCGACGCTGCTGGTCGTGGTGCTCGGCTCGCTCGCCGGGTACGCGTTCGCGTGGATGGAGTTCCCGGGCCGCGACTGGTGGTTCCTCGGGGTGGTGGGGCTGCTCGTGGTGCCGGTGCAGGTGGCGCTCGTCCCGGTCTCCGACCTCTTCGGCAAGATCGGGATCTTCGAGACGACGACGGGCGTGGTGCTCTTCCACACGGCCTTCGGGCTGCCGTTCGCGATCTTCCTGCTGCGGAACTTCTTCGCGGAGATCCCCCGCGAACTCCTGGAGGCCGCGCGCCTGGACGGCGCCGGTGAGCTGCGGCTCTTCATCCGTGTGGTGATGCCCCTCGGCGCGCCGGCGATCGCCTCGCTGGGCATCTTCCAGTTCCTGTGGGTGTGGAACGACATGCTGATCGCGCTGATCTTCGCGGACGCGGGCAGCCCGCCGATCACCGTGGCGCTCCAGCAGCAGGTGCGGTTCTTCGGGGACAACGTGCAGATCCTCGCGCCCGGCGCGTTCATCTCGATGGTGATCCCGCTGGCGGTGTTCTTCGCGTTCCAGCGGCAGTTCGTGTCCGGCGTGATGGCGGGCGCCGTCAAGTGAGGACGCGTGCGCGCCCGCGCGCCCGGTGGCGCAGAAATGATCAACTGCCTTACGCCGTACGGGGTTTGAGCGGAAGGGGACGGTCCGGCACCGGACCGGCCCCTTTCCGTTCGCTTGACGGGCGTCCCCCGATGGGGAGACCCGGGCGTAACCAGATCACCCCACCGGGCGTTCCCGGGCAGAGTGCCCGCGCCGACCCATGGATGTGCCGTGCCCCGGTTCAGTGTCATCGTCCCCGCGTACCAGGTGCAGGCCTATCTGCACGAATGCCTCACGTCCGTGCTCGAACAGAGCTTCGCGGACTGGGAGCTGATCGCGGTCGAGGACCGCTCGCCGGACGGCTGCGCCGCGATCATCGACGAGTTCGCGGGCCGGGACGCCCGGGTCAGGGCCGTCCACCTGGAAGAGAACGTGGGTCTCGGCCGCGCGCGGAACGCGGGCATGGAGCACGCCACCGGCGACTACCTGGTCTTCCTCGACGCCGACGACAGCATGGCGCCCGGCTCCCTCCAGGCCATCGCCGACCGGCTGAAGGAGACCGGCGAGCCCGACGTCCTGGTCTACGACTACGAGCGGACGTACTGGACGGGCGAGCGGGTCCGCAACCAGCTCGCGCACCTCCTCGACGAGGACGGCCCCGCCCCCTTCGAACTCGGCGACAGGAGCGGCCTGCTGCGGCTGCTCATGGTCGCGTGGAACAAGGCGCACCGCCGTGAGTTCGTCGAACGCATCGGCCTCACGTTCCCGCCCGGCACCTACGAGGACGCGCCGTGGACGTATCCGCTGATGATGTCCGCGAAGTCCATCGCGACGCTCGACCGGGTGTGCGTGCGCTACCGGCAGCGGCGGCGCGGCGGGCTCCTCGGCACGGCGAGCCGCGCGCACTTCGACGTCTTCGACCAGTACGAGCGGGTGTTCGCGTTCCTCGACGCGCGCCCCCACCTGCCGGAGGCCTGGCGGGCGCTGGTCTTCCGGCGCATGGTCGACCACTTCCTGACCATCTACTCCCGCCCTGAGCGGCTGCCGCACGGCAGCAGGGCCGAGTTCCTGCGCCGGGCACGCGCCCACTACCGCCGCTTCCGCGTCCCCGGCTCCCGGCCGCGGGCGGGCGCCCGGCTGCGGCACGCCCTGGTGCGGCTCGGCTCGCACCGCGCGTACCAGGTCCTGCGGTCGGTGCGCCGGTTCGGCGCGGCGGCCGTGCGGTACTCCGCGGGGGCCCTCGGCCGGGCCCGGGAGTCCTTGCTGCGGCTGCACTACCGGATCCAGCTGCGGCGTCCGGTGCGCGCGGACCTCGCGGTGTTCACGGCGGGCGACGGGCGGGGGCACAGCGGCGACCCGGGCGCCCTGGAGACCGCGTTCCGCGAGCTCGCGCCGCACGTGCGCACCGCCTGGCTGGCCGCGCCCGCGCACCACCACACACTGCCGACCGCGACCCGCAGGCTCACGCCCGGCACGGCCGCGGCCCGGACGGCCCTGGCGCGCGCCGCGTACCTGGTGAGCGACTCCGGCTTCGACGGCCGGCTCGCCAAGCGCCCCGGGCAGCTCGTGGTGCGGACCCACCCGGGCACGCCCCTGCGGCACGAGGGCGCCGACCTCCTGGAGCGCCCGGCGGCCGCGTGCGGCACGGACGTCGACGCGCGGCTGCGCGACGCCGACACCTGGGACTACGTCGTGTCCCCCAACCGGCACGCGACCCTCGCGGGCGAGCGGGCGTACCCGGCGGCGTACACGACGCTGGAGTACGGCTGTCCGCGCAACGACCGCTACCAGCGCGCCACCGCCATCGACGTGGCGCGGATCCGCGAGAGCCTCGGCGTACGGCCGGGGACGACGGCGATCCTGTACGCGCCGGAGTACCGCGACTACCGGCGCACGCAGCGGCTCGGCGTCGACCTGGAGCGGCTGCTCCGCCGCCTCGGCCCCCGCTTCACGGTC harbors:
- a CDS encoding extracellular solute-binding protein encodes the protein MRSTLRTRTTGRMVAATAVGALALGLTACGGDDDKDDDGNGKGGGKKTAATVQLPKLDGQKLSVSAVWGGAERKVFLRVLDEFEKRTGASVSFVPAQEPIISFLASKVAGGQPPDVAMLPQVGAVQQAVAKKWAKPLGAAAQKELDENYAQGWKDLGTVDGKQYGVYFKAANKSLVWYNTKVFENAGVDEPKTWDAFLKTAQTVYDSGVAPVSVGGAEAWTLTDWFENVYLSQAGPEKYDQLAQHKIKWTDPSVKKALTTLGGLFGKKGFVAGGADGALQTEFPASVKQTFVGGEQPKAGMVFEGDMVSLSISETKAKIGTDAKVFPFPAVGDESPAVVGGDAAVALKDGKGAQALLTFLASPDAARIWAEAGGFVSPNKNLDLAAYPNDVQRGIAKALIAAGDDIRFDMSDQAPPAFGGTPGKGEWKALQDFLKNPKDVAGTQRTLEDAAAKAYPKS
- a CDS encoding sugar ABC transporter permease, whose protein sequence is MTGTRRTVAALFLLPALVLLGALVLYPIGFSVLRSFFDKSGDFAGVDNYETMFEDSGIRTAVKNTAIWVVFAPAVATALGLIFAVLTERVRWGTAFKIVIFMPMAISMLAAGIIFRLVYEANPDRGVVNAVWVGVHDTFVESSHFPSGHLAARSPMKEAGGGAFVTRAPVRAGHPVALPLTGVPPDKMPDDAASAKRAEADPGKVTGTAWQDFTRGKGRGEVNAPDAVELGYPGIRIEAVKDGEVVASTTAADDGTFALPKEADGALLRYPASNFREPYDGVNWLGPSLITPAVIGSYVWMWAGFAMVLIAAGLASVPRELLEAARVDGANEWQVFRRVTVPLLAPVLAVVLVTLMINVMKIFDLVFVIPPGSSKDEANVLAVQLYNSAFGDQNDGVASAIAVLLFVLVIPVMWFNLRRLRREAKR
- a CDS encoding carbohydrate ABC transporter permease; amino-acid sequence: MSTHTRAAAETGVVKARQSLGGRIAGLLGGTAVRVFLILVGLFWLVPTLGLLLGSLRTKEDMSATGWWKVFGAPSQLTFENYSSLLKDETITDSILTSVSITVPATLLVVVLGSLAGYAFAWMEFPGRDWWFLGVVGLLVVPVQVALVPVSDLFGKIGIFETTTGVVLFHTAFGLPFAIFLLRNFFAEIPRELLEAARLDGAGELRLFIRVVMPLGAPAIASLGIFQFLWVWNDMLIALIFADAGSPPITVALQQQVRFFGDNVQILAPGAFISMVIPLAVFFAFQRQFVSGVMAGAVK
- a CDS encoding bifunctional glycosyltransferase family 2 protein/CDP-glycerol:glycerophosphate glycerophosphotransferase — protein: MPRFSVIVPAYQVQAYLHECLTSVLEQSFADWELIAVEDRSPDGCAAIIDEFAGRDARVRAVHLEENVGLGRARNAGMEHATGDYLVFLDADDSMAPGSLQAIADRLKETGEPDVLVYDYERTYWTGERVRNQLAHLLDEDGPAPFELGDRSGLLRLLMVAWNKAHRREFVERIGLTFPPGTYEDAPWTYPLMMSAKSIATLDRVCVRYRQRRRGGLLGTASRAHFDVFDQYERVFAFLDARPHLPEAWRALVFRRMVDHFLTIYSRPERLPHGSRAEFLRRARAHYRRFRVPGSRPRAGARLRHALVRLGSHRAYQVLRSVRRFGAAAVRYSAGALGRARESLLRLHYRIQLRRPVRADLAVFTAGDGRGHSGDPGALETAFRELAPHVRTAWLAAPAHHHTLPTATRRLTPGTAAARTALARAAYLVSDSGFDGRLAKRPGQLVVRTHPGTPLRHEGADLLERPAAACGTDVDARLRDADTWDYVVSPNRHATLAGERAYPAAYTTLEYGCPRNDRYQRATAIDVARIRESLGVRPGTTAILYAPEYRDYRRTQRLGVDLERLLRRLGPRFTVLVHAPHVDAEPLPDDLTGRWVDVSGEPDPGRLCLAADALVTDYSSLMFDYANLDRPIVLHADDWEAYEAARGTYFDVRAFPPGAVARGEDELADIFASGHWRGSRSAQLRRAFRERFCPYDDGSAAERVVRRVVFGAKIPLPSVVALPERHPTPAAGPEGTRVSGAEGSGAAQTAALLSQRTPPNSRI